A region from the Mycolicibacterium litorale genome encodes:
- a CDS encoding transglutaminase family protein — translation MWRMRVVHATGYAYKSPVTASFNEARLTPRSDSRQNVILNRVETVPATRQYRYVDYWGTAVTAFDLHAPHTELEVTASSVVETDVGEHPAETVTWEDLRSEAVVDRFDEVLTPTHYTPQSKRIARVGERIAKYHDPYEAVTAAANWVNSELDYVTGKTGVYSSGLDALRAGKGVCQDFAHLSLILLRSMGIPARYVSGYLHPTPKAKVGDTVDGQSHAWVQAWTGGWWNYDPTNDADINEQYVSVGVGRDYSDVSPLKGIYSGEGSTDLDVVVEITRLA, via the coding sequence ATGTGGCGGATGCGGGTGGTGCACGCGACGGGCTATGCCTACAAGTCGCCGGTCACCGCGTCGTTCAACGAGGCGAGGCTGACACCGCGGTCGGACAGTCGGCAGAACGTGATACTCAACCGGGTCGAGACCGTGCCGGCCACCCGTCAGTACCGCTACGTCGACTACTGGGGGACGGCGGTGACCGCGTTCGACCTCCACGCCCCGCACACCGAACTGGAGGTGACGGCGTCGTCGGTCGTCGAGACCGACGTGGGGGAGCACCCGGCCGAGACGGTGACATGGGAGGATCTGCGGTCCGAGGCGGTCGTCGACCGCTTCGACGAGGTGCTCACCCCGACGCACTACACCCCACAGAGCAAGCGGATCGCGCGGGTGGGTGAGCGCATCGCGAAGTATCACGACCCGTACGAGGCGGTCACCGCGGCCGCCAACTGGGTGAACAGCGAACTCGACTACGTCACCGGCAAGACCGGGGTGTACTCGTCGGGGCTCGACGCGTTGCGCGCCGGTAAGGGCGTATGCCAGGATTTCGCGCACCTGTCGTTGATCCTGTTGCGCAGCATGGGGATTCCCGCGCGATACGTGTCGGGATACCTGCACCCGACGCCGAAGGCCAAGGTCGGCGACACCGTCGACGGTCAGAGTCACGCGTGGGTGCAGGCGTGGACGGGCGGTTGGTGGAACTACGACCCCACCAACGACGCCGACATCAACGAGCAGTACGTCAGCGTGGGCGTGGGGCGCGACTACTCCGACGTGTCACCGCTGAAGGGCATCTACTC
- a CDS encoding alpha-E domain-containing protein yields the protein MLARNAESLYWIGRYVERADDTARILDVTVHQLLEDSSVDPDQASRTLLRVLGMEAPDHPLDVWSLTDLVAFNRDSVGGTSIVDAISAARENARGAREVTSTDIWECLNTTYNALPERERAAKRLGPHEFLSYVEGRAAMFAGLADSTLSRDDGYRFMVLGRAIERVDMTVRLLLSRVGDSASSPAWVTLLRSAGAHDTYLRTYRGALDAGRVVEFMLLDRLFPRSIFYSLRLAEHNLDELLNRPHSRLGATAEAQRLLGRARSELEFMHPGVLLESLEQRLAGLQKMCSDLGEALALQYFHAAPWVAWTDAGRNSLVIEEGEI from the coding sequence ATGCTGGCACGAAACGCCGAATCGCTGTACTGGATCGGCCGCTACGTCGAGCGGGCCGACGACACCGCGCGCATCCTCGATGTCACGGTGCACCAGCTGCTCGAGGACTCGAGCGTCGACCCCGACCAGGCGTCGCGCACCCTGCTGCGGGTGCTGGGCATGGAGGCACCCGACCATCCGCTCGACGTGTGGTCGCTGACCGATCTGGTCGCGTTCAACCGCGACAGTGTGGGCGGCACCTCGATCGTCGACGCCATCTCGGCGGCGCGCGAAAACGCCCGCGGGGCGAGGGAGGTCACCTCAACGGACATCTGGGAGTGCCTCAACACCACCTACAACGCACTCCCCGAACGGGAGCGTGCCGCCAAACGGCTCGGCCCGCACGAGTTCCTGTCGTACGTCGAGGGACGCGCCGCGATGTTCGCCGGCCTGGCCGATTCCACCCTCAGCCGCGACGACGGCTACCGCTTCATGGTGCTGGGCCGCGCGATCGAACGCGTCGACATGACGGTGCGCCTGCTGCTCTCGCGCGTCGGTGACAGCGCGTCGTCGCCGGCGTGGGTCACGTTGCTGCGCTCGGCGGGTGCGCACGACACCTATCTGCGCACCTACCGCGGCGCGCTGGACGCGGGTCGCGTCGTGGAGTTCATGCTGCTCGACCGGCTGTTCCCGCGGTCGATCTTCTATTCGCTCCGGCTCGCCGAGCACAATCTCGACGAACTGCTCAACCGTCCGCACAGCCGGTTGGGCGCCACCGCCGAAGCGCAGCGTCTGCTGGGCCGGGCGCGCAGCGAGCTGGAGTTCATGCATCCCGGCGTGCTGCTGGAGTCGCTCGAACAGCGCCTGGCCGGACTGCAGAAGATGTGCAGCGATCTCGGGGAAGCGTTGGCGCTGCAGTACTTCCACGCCGCGCCGTGGGTGGCCTGGACCGACGCCGGCCGCAATTCGCTGGTCATCGAGGAAGGGGAGATCTGA
- a CDS encoding circularly permuted type 2 ATP-grasp protein: MPTESPRSPRANGARTAQYEGIFAGYRSVEGYDQAFDEMFDAQGNVRGPYKGIFAELAPSDASDLQARADALDRALINQGITFSLSGQERPLPLDLVPRVISAAEWTRLERGISQRVRAMEAYLDDIYGEQHILRDGVIPRRLVTSCEHFHREAAGINPPNGVRIHVAGIDLIRDEQGNFRVLEDNLRSPSGVSYVMENRRTMARVFPNLFATHRVRAVGDYSSHLLRALRNAAASNEADPTVVVLTPGVYNSAYFEHSLLARQMGVELVEGRDLFCRDNTVYMRTTSGERQVDVIYRRIDDAFLDPMQFRPDSVLGVAGLLNAARAGNVVISSAVGNGVGDDKLVYTYVPTIIEYYLGEKPLLANVDTYRCWLDEEREEVLDRVAELVIKPVEGSGGYGIVFGPDASEKELNTICKKIRSDPRGWIAQPVVQLSTVPTQIGGKLAPRHVDLRPFAVNDGNEVWVLPGGLTRVALPEGSLVVNSSQGGGSKDTWVLASRASAADRELGAAEVVRSLPKPAKATKADKVADTQSADQLQQQQQQQ, translated from the coding sequence CTGCCGACCGAATCGCCTCGATCGCCCCGCGCCAACGGCGCGCGGACCGCACAGTACGAGGGCATCTTCGCCGGTTACCGCAGCGTCGAAGGCTACGACCAGGCCTTCGACGAGATGTTCGACGCGCAGGGCAACGTGCGCGGACCGTACAAGGGGATCTTCGCCGAACTGGCGCCGTCGGACGCCTCCGATCTGCAGGCCCGCGCCGACGCGCTGGACCGGGCGCTCATCAACCAGGGCATCACGTTCTCACTGTCCGGCCAGGAGCGGCCGCTGCCGCTGGACCTCGTGCCCCGGGTCATCTCGGCCGCGGAATGGACGCGGCTGGAGCGGGGCATCTCGCAGCGCGTGCGCGCGATGGAGGCCTACCTCGACGACATCTACGGCGAACAGCACATCCTGCGCGACGGGGTCATCCCGCGCCGGCTGGTCACCTCGTGTGAGCACTTCCACCGAGAAGCCGCGGGCATCAACCCGCCCAACGGTGTGCGGATCCACGTGGCGGGCATCGACCTGATCCGCGACGAACAGGGCAACTTCCGCGTCCTCGAGGACAACCTGCGCTCACCGTCGGGTGTGTCGTATGTGATGGAAAACCGCCGCACGATGGCGCGGGTGTTCCCCAACCTGTTCGCCACCCACCGGGTGCGCGCGGTGGGTGACTACTCCTCTCATCTGCTTCGAGCGCTGCGCAACGCGGCCGCCTCCAACGAGGCCGACCCGACGGTCGTCGTCCTCACCCCGGGGGTCTACAACTCCGCCTACTTCGAGCATTCGTTGCTGGCGCGTCAGATGGGCGTCGAGCTCGTCGAGGGCCGCGACCTGTTCTGTCGCGACAACACCGTGTACATGCGCACCACCAGCGGGGAGCGGCAGGTCGACGTGATCTACCGCCGCATCGACGACGCGTTCCTCGACCCGATGCAGTTCCGCCCCGATTCGGTGCTCGGGGTCGCGGGCCTGCTCAACGCCGCCCGGGCCGGCAACGTCGTGATCTCCAGCGCGGTGGGCAACGGCGTCGGCGACGACAAGCTCGTCTACACCTACGTGCCGACGATCATCGAGTACTACCTCGGGGAGAAGCCGCTGCTGGCCAACGTCGACACCTACCGCTGCTGGCTCGACGAGGAACGCGAGGAGGTCCTCGACCGGGTCGCCGAACTGGTCATCAAACCCGTGGAGGGCTCCGGCGGCTACGGCATCGTGTTCGGGCCCGACGCCTCGGAGAAGGAGCTCAACACCATCTGCAAGAAGATCCGCAGCGACCCCCGCGGATGGATCGCCCAGCCGGTGGTGCAGCTGTCGACGGTGCCGACCCAGATCGGCGGCAAACTGGCGCCCCGCCACGTCGACCTGCGGCCGTTCGCGGTCAACGACGGTAACGAGGTGTGGGTGCTGCCCGGCGGGCTCACCCGCGTCGCGCTGCCGGAGGGATCGCTGGTGGTCAACTCCAGCCAGGGCGGCGGGTCCAAGGACACGTGGGTGCTGGCGTCGCGGGCGTCGGCCGCCGACCGCGAGCTCGGGGCGGCCGAGGTGGTGCGCTCGCTGCCCAAACCGGCCAAGGCCACCAAGGCGGACAAGGTCGCCGACACCCAGTCCGCGGACCAGCTGCAGCAACAGCAGCAACAACAGTGA
- the rpsT gene encoding 30S ribosomal protein S20 has product MANIKSQEKRIRTNERRRLRNQSVKSSLRTAVRGFREALDAGDKDKAAELLASTSRKLDKAASKGVIHKNQAANKKSALALALNKL; this is encoded by the coding sequence GTGGCCAACATCAAGTCGCAGGAAAAGCGCATCCGCACCAACGAGCGTCGGCGTCTGCGCAACCAGTCGGTGAAGTCCTCGCTGCGCACCGCGGTGCGTGGTTTCCGCGAGGCGCTCGACGCCGGCGACAAGGACAAGGCCGCCGAGCTGCTCGCCTCGACCAGCCGCAAGCTGGACAAGGCCGCCAGCAAGGGCGTCATCCACAAGAACCAGGCCGCCAACAAGAAGTCGGCGCTCGCGCTCGCGCTCAACAAGCTCTGA
- the holA gene encoding DNA polymerase III subunit delta, with the protein MSQQVAALHLVLGDEELLVERAVAAVLKSARKLAGTDDVPVDRLRAGEVSTSELAELLSPSLFSDERVVVLEAAAEAGKDAVALIATAAADLPPGTMLVVVHSGGGRAKALADQLKKLGAEVHPCAKIVKAADRADFVRKEFRSHKVKVTDDTITAVLDAVGSDIRELAAACSQLVADTAGEVSAAAVRRYHSGKAEVKGFDIADKAVTGDVAGAAEALRWAMLSGEPQVVLADALAEAVHTIARVGPLSGDPYRLAGELGMPPWRVQKAQKQARRWSRASVAEAMRLVAALNADVKGAAADAEYALESAVRRVAELAAD; encoded by the coding sequence GTGAGCCAACAGGTCGCAGCCCTGCATCTGGTCTTGGGGGACGAGGAACTACTCGTCGAGCGCGCGGTCGCCGCCGTGCTCAAGAGTGCGCGCAAGCTCGCCGGCACCGACGACGTGCCGGTCGACCGGTTGCGTGCCGGCGAGGTCAGCACCAGCGAGCTGGCCGAACTGCTGAGCCCGTCGCTGTTCTCCGACGAGCGGGTGGTGGTACTGGAAGCCGCCGCGGAGGCGGGTAAGGATGCGGTGGCGCTGATCGCGACGGCGGCCGCCGATCTGCCGCCGGGCACGATGCTCGTGGTCGTCCACTCGGGCGGGGGTCGCGCCAAGGCGCTGGCCGATCAGCTCAAGAAACTCGGCGCCGAGGTGCATCCCTGCGCCAAGATCGTCAAGGCCGCCGACCGCGCCGACTTCGTGCGCAAGGAGTTCCGCAGCCACAAGGTCAAGGTCACCGACGACACCATCACCGCCGTCCTCGACGCGGTCGGCTCCGACATCCGGGAACTGGCTGCGGCGTGCTCGCAGCTGGTGGCCGACACCGCGGGTGAGGTCAGCGCGGCCGCCGTGCGCCGCTACCACTCCGGCAAAGCCGAGGTGAAGGGCTTCGACATCGCCGACAAGGCTGTGACCGGGGATGTCGCCGGAGCCGCCGAGGCGCTGCGGTGGGCGATGCTCAGCGGTGAACCGCAGGTGGTGCTGGCCGACGCGCTGGCCGAGGCCGTGCACACCATCGCGCGCGTGGGGCCGCTGTCGGGTGACCCCTACCGGCTGGCCGGCGAACTGGGAATGCCGCCGTGGCGGGTGCAGAAAGCGCAGAAGCAGGCGCGACGGTGGTCGCGGGCGTCGGTCGCCGAGGCGATGCGGCTGGTCGCGGCACTCAACGCCGACGTCAAGGGCGCAGCGGCCGATGCCGAATACGCCCTCGAGTCAGCGGTGCGCAGAGTCGCCGAACTGGCGGCCGACTGA
- a CDS encoding ComEC/Rec2 family competence protein — protein MTDDAAPLDLRLVPAASTGWAVTAAGIHWTTGVAVLVLIGGIAATAVAAVWGGGERTVVAALRSAAAGLAAVTVVGAAFTVAVSARVDQVRDHPIAARYGTTAVVTVTPGDSPRPLGGARLMFRAVLHQVDGQPTSGRVVVFASVKGFSEVSAGRPAAFRARIGRPTRRDLTVAVLSATGDATVGRAAPAQRAAQHVRTRFGEAARGALPLDRAAMLPALVLGDTTALPADVTADFRAAGLTHLTAVSGANVTIVCGAVLISAAVLGPRAAVALAGLALVAFVVVVQPSASVLRAAVMGGITLVAMVTHRRRQAIPALAASVLLLLIAAPELAVDAGFALSVAATAGLVVISPVWSRRLSARGWPKPLADAVSIAMAAQLVTAPLVAGISGRLSLVSVLANVLVAPVIPPITVIGTAAAALCPLWPAGAGLLIRFTGPQLWWLRTVAERAAAVPGASVAVPSGWVGVGLVALGGIAVVVLWRWRWVRAAAGAAALCLLAWTLSGHAAVGGVGPT, from the coding sequence GTGACCGACGACGCGGCGCCGCTCGATCTGCGGCTGGTCCCTGCGGCCTCGACCGGATGGGCGGTGACGGCGGCGGGCATCCACTGGACCACCGGCGTGGCGGTGCTCGTCCTGATCGGCGGCATCGCCGCGACGGCGGTGGCGGCGGTGTGGGGCGGTGGCGAACGGACGGTCGTGGCGGCGTTGCGGTCGGCGGCCGCGGGGCTGGCGGCGGTCACGGTGGTGGGTGCGGCGTTCACCGTTGCGGTGAGCGCGCGGGTCGACCAGGTACGCGACCACCCGATCGCCGCGCGCTACGGGACGACCGCGGTGGTGACCGTCACCCCCGGCGACAGCCCTCGGCCACTCGGCGGGGCACGGTTGATGTTCCGCGCCGTTCTGCACCAGGTGGACGGGCAACCGACGTCGGGCCGGGTCGTGGTCTTCGCATCGGTGAAGGGGTTCTCGGAGGTCAGCGCGGGCCGCCCCGCCGCCTTCCGGGCGCGGATCGGCAGGCCGACGCGGCGCGACCTCACGGTGGCCGTGCTGTCGGCGACCGGCGACGCCACCGTCGGCCGCGCCGCACCGGCGCAGCGGGCGGCCCAGCACGTCCGGACGCGATTCGGTGAGGCCGCGCGCGGGGCGCTGCCGCTGGACCGGGCCGCGATGCTGCCCGCACTGGTGCTCGGTGACACCACGGCGCTGCCTGCCGATGTCACCGCGGATTTCCGGGCCGCCGGATTGACCCACCTGACCGCGGTCTCGGGAGCCAACGTGACCATCGTGTGCGGTGCGGTGCTGATCAGCGCGGCGGTCCTCGGCCCGCGGGCGGCGGTCGCGCTGGCCGGGTTGGCGCTGGTGGCCTTCGTCGTGGTGGTCCAGCCGTCGGCCAGTGTGCTGCGGGCGGCGGTGATGGGCGGTATCACGCTGGTCGCGATGGTCACCCACCGGCGCAGGCAGGCGATCCCCGCCCTGGCGGCCAGTGTGCTGCTCTTGCTGATCGCCGCGCCGGAACTGGCGGTCGACGCCGGCTTCGCACTGTCGGTCGCCGCGACGGCCGGTCTGGTGGTGATCTCGCCGGTGTGGTCGCGGCGACTGAGCGCGCGGGGCTGGCCCAAACCGCTCGCCGACGCGGTCAGCATCGCGATGGCGGCGCAACTGGTGACCGCACCGCTCGTTGCGGGAATCTCCGGCCGCCTCAGCCTGGTGTCGGTCCTCGCGAATGTGCTTGTCGCCCCGGTGATCCCGCCGATCACGGTGATCGGCACCGCGGCGGCCGCGCTGTGTCCGCTGTGGCCCGCGGGTGCCGGGCTGCTGATCCGGTTCACCGGTCCGCAGCTGTGGTGGCTGCGCACCGTCGCCGAACGGGCGGCGGCGGTTCCTGGCGCGTCGGTGGCGGTGCCGTCCGGCTGGGTAGGGGTGGGGCTGGTCGCGTTGGGCGGAATCGCGGTCGTGGTGCTGTGGCGGTGGCGGTGGGTGCGGGCCGCCGCGGGGGCGGCCGCGCTGTGTCTGCTGGCCTGGACGCTGTCCGGCCACGCCGCGGTCGGCGGTGTCGGCCCGACGTGA
- a CDS encoding ComEA family DNA-binding protein, producing MRTEEPAERLHRRLGAEEEPDHDEARPDTALSRWLPDTAASQRTGWIAAVRADPGRAGVVGLAVVGVLAVLVTVFTVWRDDPPPVVAAKLPEVEMVSSAAPTPGPPPPDQPVVVSVVGLVRQPGLVTLAPGARIADALEAAGGAADGADLIGLNMARRVTDGEQIIVGIAPAPGQPPTMGSSTIGAQDAPAAPSGSPPAEPSTSSGEPVNLNTATVEQLDTLPGVGPVTAAAIIAWRDANGAFTDVEQLGEVDGIGPARLAKLRELVHV from the coding sequence ATGCGGACCGAAGAGCCGGCCGAGCGGCTGCACCGTCGACTCGGCGCCGAAGAGGAGCCCGACCACGACGAGGCGCGGCCCGACACCGCGCTGTCCCGGTGGCTGCCCGACACCGCGGCATCGCAGCGGACGGGATGGATCGCCGCGGTGCGGGCCGACCCCGGACGGGCCGGCGTCGTCGGCCTCGCCGTCGTGGGCGTGCTCGCCGTGCTGGTGACCGTGTTCACCGTATGGCGTGACGATCCACCGCCTGTGGTCGCGGCGAAGCTACCCGAGGTGGAGATGGTGTCGTCGGCCGCTCCCACCCCCGGCCCTCCGCCACCGGATCAACCGGTCGTGGTCAGCGTCGTCGGGTTGGTCCGCCAACCCGGCCTGGTGACACTCGCCCCGGGCGCACGCATCGCCGACGCGCTCGAGGCCGCCGGGGGAGCGGCCGACGGCGCCGACCTCATCGGGCTGAACATGGCGCGCCGGGTGACCGACGGGGAACAGATCATCGTGGGGATCGCCCCGGCTCCGGGTCAGCCGCCCACCATGGGCAGTTCGACGATCGGCGCCCAGGACGCCCCTGCGGCCCCGTCCGGCTCCCCGCCGGCCGAACCGTCCACGTCGTCGGGTGAGCCGGTGAACCTCAACACCGCGACCGTCGAGCAGCTCGACACGCTGCCGGGCGTCGGTCCGGTCACCGCGGCGGCGATCATCGCCTGGCGGGATGCCAACGGCGCCTTCACCGACGTCGAGCAACTCGGTGAGGTCGACGGTATCGGGCCGGCTCGTCTGGCGAAACTGCGTGAGCTGGTCCATGTGTGA
- a CDS encoding RidA family protein → MTIRSFTFTPADGVPPAVAPFAHATAAAQTLYVTGQMPTDTTGAVVGTGIEEQTDRVLRNLLRVTELCGGALEDVVSVRAYLLDWAEYAEFNAAYAAWFPDRLPSRTCVGVTGLAVGARVEIDWMCWRAGGWGR, encoded by the coding sequence ATGACGATCCGATCCTTCACTTTCACGCCGGCCGACGGTGTGCCTCCCGCGGTCGCCCCGTTCGCCCACGCCACGGCCGCCGCCCAGACGCTCTACGTCACCGGCCAGATGCCGACGGATACCACCGGCGCCGTCGTCGGCACGGGGATCGAGGAGCAGACCGACCGGGTGTTGCGAAACCTCTTGCGCGTCACCGAACTCTGCGGCGGTGCACTGGAAGACGTCGTGTCGGTGCGGGCGTACCTGCTCGACTGGGCGGAGTATGCGGAGTTCAACGCCGCCTACGCCGCGTGGTTCCCCGACCGGCTGCCGTCGCGGACGTGCGTCGGCGTGACCGGTCTGGCCGTCGGCGCCCGGGTCGAGATCGACTGGATGTGCTGGCGCGCCGGCGGATGGGGCCGCTGA
- a CDS encoding maleylpyruvate isomerase family mycothiol-dependent enzyme, with the protein MTARPPLIELARAERSDLAAFLATLTPAQWRAQSLCTGWTVKDVVAHVVSYEDLGVAGVMRRFVKGRIAHANQVGVDEFAQLSASELLDYLNRHLDPSGLTARFGGMIGFVDGTIHHQDIRRALDRPRTIPGNRLTRILPLVPGNPRLGAGRRIRGLRLVATDVDWTHGHGPQVSGPGEALLMAMAGRPAALADLSGPGRDVLAQRIRR; encoded by the coding sequence GTGACGGCGCGACCACCGCTGATCGAGTTGGCGCGTGCCGAACGGAGCGATCTCGCGGCGTTCCTGGCCACGCTGACCCCCGCGCAGTGGCGAGCGCAGAGCCTCTGTACCGGGTGGACGGTCAAAGACGTCGTCGCTCACGTCGTCTCGTACGAGGACCTGGGTGTCGCCGGAGTCATGAGGCGTTTCGTCAAGGGGCGCATCGCGCACGCCAACCAGGTCGGCGTCGACGAGTTCGCGCAGCTGTCCGCCTCCGAGCTGCTCGACTACCTCAACCGGCATCTCGACCCCTCGGGACTGACGGCTCGGTTCGGCGGGATGATCGGATTCGTCGACGGCACGATCCATCATCAGGACATCCGTCGCGCACTGGACCGGCCCCGCACCATCCCCGGCAACCGGTTGACGCGGATCCTGCCGCTGGTGCCCGGCAATCCGCGGCTCGGCGCGGGCCGGCGCATCAGGGGTCTGCGGCTGGTTGCGACCGATGTCGACTGGACCCACGGCCACGGGCCGCAGGTGAGCGGGCCCGGCGAGGCCCTGCTGATGGCGATGGCCGGACGTCCGGCCGCCCTCGCGGACCTATCGGGTCCCGGCAGAGATGTTCTGGCGCAACGCATCCGGCGGTAG
- a CDS encoding SRPBCC family protein has product MTETQPSTIRHDVVVDVPIERAFRVFTERFGDVKPREHNLLGAPIAETVLEPRVGGFVYDRGVDGSECRWARIVAYEPPHRLVFTWNIGPTWQLETDPDRVSEVEVRFVAETAERTLVVLEHRHLDRHGDGWESVATGVGGDAGWPLYLVRYRGLLT; this is encoded by the coding sequence ATGACGGAAACCCAGCCCAGCACCATCCGTCACGACGTGGTGGTCGACGTACCAATCGAACGCGCCTTCCGGGTGTTCACCGAGCGGTTCGGCGACGTCAAGCCGCGTGAGCACAACCTGCTGGGAGCGCCCATCGCCGAGACGGTCCTCGAGCCGCGCGTCGGCGGCTTCGTCTACGACCGCGGAGTCGACGGAAGTGAGTGCCGGTGGGCCCGCATCGTGGCCTACGAGCCCCCGCACCGGCTCGTCTTCACCTGGAACATCGGGCCGACGTGGCAACTCGAGACCGATCCGGACCGGGTCAGCGAGGTGGAGGTGCGCTTCGTCGCCGAGACCGCCGAGCGCACCCTCGTCGTCCTCGAGCACCGTCATCTCGACCGGCACGGCGACGGCTGGGAATCCGTCGCGACCGGCGTCGGCGGCGATGCCGGGTGGCCGCTGTACCTGGTGCGATACCGGGGTCTGCTGACGTGA
- a CDS encoding ArsR/SmtB family transcription factor has product MATYQEEAWVAMADRTRRSIVERLAHGPCAVGELARDLPVSRPAVSQHLKVLKRAGLVHDRADGTRRVYHLNPSGLAAMRADLDRFWARALADFKQIAEQREGEDP; this is encoded by the coding sequence GTGGCCACTTACCAAGAGGAGGCCTGGGTGGCGATGGCCGACCGCACCCGCCGGTCGATCGTCGAACGGCTCGCTCACGGCCCGTGTGCGGTCGGGGAGCTGGCGCGCGACCTGCCCGTGAGCCGGCCGGCGGTCTCGCAACACCTCAAGGTGCTCAAGCGGGCCGGACTGGTGCACGACCGCGCGGACGGCACTCGCCGCGTGTACCACCTCAACCCGTCCGGCCTGGCGGCCATGCGCGCCGACCTCGACCGGTTCTGGGCCAGAGCGCTGGCCGACTTCAAGCAGATCGCCGAGCAGCGAGAAGGAGAAGACCCATGA
- a CDS encoding DegV family protein gives MAVVVVTDASSRLPADELTRWGIRQVPLHVMVDELDLRDGVDAIPNDIHERAHVTTSGATPGELGKAYRRALADSGGDGVVAVHLSAALSSTFSSAVTAAREFGSVVRVVNTRSAAMGVGFVALAAARCAAEGADLDTVEAVARSAVPRGSAFIVVQRLDNLRRSGRIGATASWLGTALSLKPLLRVDVDGRLVLAQRIRTTSKAHAALVDQVVELVGERRAAVAVHHVDNHDAADAVGAALTERLPQIETLTVTDMGPVLAIHVGAGAVGVCVSLSE, from the coding sequence ATGGCCGTGGTGGTGGTGACCGATGCCTCGTCCCGCTTGCCCGCCGACGAGCTGACCCGCTGGGGCATCCGGCAGGTGCCGCTGCATGTGATGGTCGACGAACTCGATCTGCGCGACGGGGTCGACGCCATCCCCAACGACATCCACGAGCGGGCGCATGTGACGACGTCCGGTGCCACGCCGGGAGAGCTGGGCAAGGCCTATCGGCGGGCGCTCGCCGACAGTGGCGGTGACGGAGTGGTCGCGGTACATCTGTCCGCGGCGCTGTCGAGTACGTTCAGCTCCGCGGTGACCGCGGCGCGCGAGTTCGGATCTGTTGTCCGCGTGGTCAATACGCGTTCTGCCGCGATGGGCGTCGGTTTCGTCGCGCTGGCGGCGGCGCGCTGTGCGGCCGAGGGCGCCGACCTCGACACGGTGGAGGCGGTCGCACGCTCGGCCGTGCCGCGCGGGTCGGCCTTCATCGTCGTCCAGCGACTCGACAACCTGCGGCGCAGCGGACGGATCGGCGCGACCGCGTCGTGGCTGGGCACGGCGCTGTCGCTGAAACCGCTGCTGCGCGTGGACGTCGACGGCAGGCTGGTGCTGGCGCAGCGGATCAGGACCACGTCGAAGGCGCACGCCGCGCTCGTCGACCAGGTGGTCGAGTTGGTGGGGGAGCGGCGGGCCGCGGTGGCCGTGCACCACGTCGACAACCACGACGCCGCCGACGCCGTCGGCGCCGCGCTGACCGAACGGCTGCCGCAGATCGAGACGCTCACCGTCACCGATATGGGACCGGTGCTGGCGATCCACGTCGGCGCGGGCGCGGTCGGCGTGTGCGTCAGCCTCTCGGAGTGA
- the octT gene encoding diglucosylglycerate octanoyltransferase, with protein sequence MTSSRPTLLVFADSLAYYGPTGGLPSDDPRIWPNLVADHLGWDLELIGRIGWTCRDVWWAATQDPRAWAALPRAGAVVFATGGMDSLPSPLPTALRELIRYVRPPWLRRWVRDGYGWVQPRLSPIARSALPPHLSAEYLEMTRSAIDFNRPGIPIVASLPSVHIAETYGKAHHGRAGTVRAITEWAERHDVPLVDLKAAVADHVLGGRGNPDGIHWNFEAHRAVADLMIKALAEAGVPQSVTGR encoded by the coding sequence ATGACGTCCTCTAGGCCGACGCTGCTGGTCTTCGCCGATTCGCTGGCGTACTACGGCCCGACCGGTGGTCTGCCGTCCGACGATCCGCGGATCTGGCCCAATCTGGTCGCCGATCACCTGGGTTGGGATCTCGAGTTGATCGGTCGCATCGGCTGGACGTGCCGCGACGTGTGGTGGGCGGCGACGCAGGATCCGCGGGCATGGGCCGCCTTGCCGCGCGCCGGCGCGGTCGTCTTCGCCACCGGTGGCATGGATTCGCTGCCCTCGCCGCTGCCGACCGCGCTGCGTGAACTCATCCGGTATGTCCGGCCGCCGTGGTTGCGGCGCTGGGTGCGCGACGGCTACGGCTGGGTGCAGCCGCGGTTGTCGCCGATCGCCCGCTCCGCACTGCCGCCGCATCTGAGCGCCGAGTACCTCGAGATGACCCGCAGCGCCATCGACTTCAACCGGCCGGGCATCCCGATCGTGGCATCGCTTCCGTCGGTGCACATCGCCGAGACCTACGGCAAGGCCCATCACGGCAGGGCCGGTACGGTCCGGGCGATCACCGAGTGGGCCGAACGGCACGACGTCCCGCTGGTGGACCTCAAGGCCGCCGTGGCCGATCACGTCCTCGGCGGGCGAGGCAACCCCGACGGCATCCACTGGAATTTCGAGGCGCACCGGGCGGTGGCCGATCTGATGATCAAGGCGCTGGCCGAAGCCGGTGTGCCGCAGAGCGTCACGGGTCGCTGA